One genomic window of Glycine soja cultivar W05 chromosome 9, ASM419377v2, whole genome shotgun sequence includes the following:
- the LOC114367481 gene encoding uncharacterized protein LOC114367481, giving the protein MDIATTGVQHVTKKSSDELLRKFAEVGDSNNAPKKKKTKRTAEDGSGTAVVERRSLLLRAHLRARDLTHFRTKSLLGTIEKTWRRTIEGASRAFIERHYHRHKRLINDIV; this is encoded by the exons ATGGATATTGCCACCACAGGGGTTCAGCATGTGACCAAGAAAAGTTCCGATGAACTTCTGAGGAAGTTTGCTGAAGTGGGTGATTCTAACAATGccccaaagaagaagaaaacaaagaggaCGGCGGAAGACGGTAGCGGCACTGCCGTGGTGGAACGGCGGTCGCTTCTTCTGAGGGCTCACCTCAGGGCAAGGGATCTCACTCATTTCAGAACCAAGTCTCTGTTGGGAACAATTGAGAAG ACATGGCGTAGAACCATAGAAGGGGCTTCTAGAGCTTTCATTGAGAGGCACTATCATCGTCATAAGCGTTTGATCAATGATATAGTTTAG
- the LOC114367924 gene encoding probable plastid-lipid-associated protein 13, chloroplastic isoform X1 yields MSMAASASSHACVSPIATCIPSSSSKFSSSSSSSSYCSWLTLSSPQRVGSNKRWGCRAMVQQAVQGAPAAYAKEMERLSAKESLLLAFKDAGGFEALVSGKTTEWQKIDVNERITGLERLNPTPRPTTSPFLEGRWNFEWFGSGSPGLFAARFIFEIFPSTLANLSKMDFVIKDGNAKITANMRLLNSIENKVILSTKLSVEGPLRMKEEYVEGVFVTPTIIEERVPEQLKGALGQAANALQQLPAPIRDPVASGLKVPLSGSFQRLFMISYLDEEILIIRNTAGIPEVLTRLDAAPSILGDSSPEYES; encoded by the exons ATGTCAATGGCTGCTTCAGCTTCTTCCCATGCTTGTGTTTCCCCAATCGCCACATGCatcccttcttcctcttccaaattctcttcttcttcttcttcttcttcttattgttCTTGGCTGACACTTTCTTCGCCCCAAAGAGTTGGCTCAAATAAGAGATGGGGATGCAGAGCCATGGTTCAGCAAGCCGTTCAGGGTGCTCCTGCTGCGTATGCCAAAGAAATGGAACGACTTTCCGCCAAAGAATCGCTTCTTCTCGCT TTTAAAGATGCAGGGGGTTTCGAGGCCTTGGTCTCTGGGAAGACTACTGAATGGCAAAAGATTGATGTGAATGAAAGGATAACTGGTCTTGAGAGGCTCAATCCAACACCTCGCCCCACAAC GTCACCCTTCTTGGAGGGGCGATGGAACTTTGAGTGGTTTGGTTCTGGAAGTCCAGGCTTGTTTGCTGCTAGGTTTATATTTGA AATCTTTCCTTCAACTTTGGCTAATTTGTCAAAAATGGATTTTGTTATTAAGGATGGAAATGCGAAGATTACTGCGAACATGAGATTATTAAACTCG ATAGAAAACAAAGTCATTCTCTCAACCAAATTATCTGTGGAGGGGCCACTTAGAATGAAAGAAGAGTATGTTGAAGGGGTTTTCGTGACACCAACAATTATTGAAGAGAGAGTACCAGAACAGCTTAAAGGGGCACTTGGGCAGGCAGCTAATGCTTTACAACAACTTCCTGCCCCTATACGCGATCCTGTTGCTAGTGGGCTGAAAGTTCCTCTAA GTGGAAGCTTTCAGAGACTCTTCATGATTTCTTATCTCGATGAGGAGATACTT ATAATAAGGAACACGGCCGGGATTCCTGAAGTTTTAACGAGGTTGGATGCAGCACCGTCTATCTTGGGAGATTCAAGTCCAGAGTATGAAAGCTAG
- the LOC114367924 gene encoding probable plastid-lipid-associated protein 13, chloroplastic isoform X2 yields MSMAASASSHACVSPIATCIPSSSSKFSSSSSSSSYCSWLTLSSPQRVGSNKRWGCRAMVQQAVQGAPAAYAKEMERLSAKESLLLAFKDAGGFEALVSGKTTEWQKIDVNERITGLERLNPTPRPTTSPFLEGRWNFEWFGSGSPGLFAARFIFEIFPSTLANLSKMDFVIKDGNAKITANMRLLNSIENKVILSTKLSVEGPLRMKEEYVEGVFVTPTIIEERVPEQLKGALGQAANALQQLPAPIRDPVASGLKVPLNNKEHGRDS; encoded by the exons ATGTCAATGGCTGCTTCAGCTTCTTCCCATGCTTGTGTTTCCCCAATCGCCACATGCatcccttcttcctcttccaaattctcttcttcttcttcttcttcttcttattgttCTTGGCTGACACTTTCTTCGCCCCAAAGAGTTGGCTCAAATAAGAGATGGGGATGCAGAGCCATGGTTCAGCAAGCCGTTCAGGGTGCTCCTGCTGCGTATGCCAAAGAAATGGAACGACTTTCCGCCAAAGAATCGCTTCTTCTCGCT TTTAAAGATGCAGGGGGTTTCGAGGCCTTGGTCTCTGGGAAGACTACTGAATGGCAAAAGATTGATGTGAATGAAAGGATAACTGGTCTTGAGAGGCTCAATCCAACACCTCGCCCCACAAC GTCACCCTTCTTGGAGGGGCGATGGAACTTTGAGTGGTTTGGTTCTGGAAGTCCAGGCTTGTTTGCTGCTAGGTTTATATTTGA AATCTTTCCTTCAACTTTGGCTAATTTGTCAAAAATGGATTTTGTTATTAAGGATGGAAATGCGAAGATTACTGCGAACATGAGATTATTAAACTCG ATAGAAAACAAAGTCATTCTCTCAACCAAATTATCTGTGGAGGGGCCACTTAGAATGAAAGAAGAGTATGTTGAAGGGGTTTTCGTGACACCAACAATTATTGAAGAGAGAGTACCAGAACAGCTTAAAGGGGCACTTGGGCAGGCAGCTAATGCTTTACAACAACTTCCTGCCCCTATACGCGATCCTGTTGCTAGTGGGCTGAAAGTTCCTCTAA ATAATAAGGAACACGGCCGGGATTCCTGA